In Treponema primitia ZAS-2, a genomic segment contains:
- a CDS encoding helix-turn-helix domain-containing protein — translation MESLGDKLKSTRESKGYTFDYVGRETNIATRYLEALENENFSVFPGEPYLLGFLRNYGEYLGLDVNELISLYRSLKIQEQPVPVEHLLRSPSKLPKVFITIAVVLLGISAIVGGIYFFMNIPWKTETAEAAVRPVVAYTLEGSFLERRFYRGDTITIPLGGELYKMELINLGEAVTISAPTGTVILDLGQEVNVDINNDGVGDIRISAQEFARNDPAMGVQLRFDISTDLGVYVAEATGERLSEIAESGGIAAQEAAGSSVSNAPVIFASSNAYPFTLQASFQGYCMFRWEILRERDRQGRNEQYYVRTDELNIQAQNGIRIWVSNATAVKLQVIGGGRTVPLEIGGAGEVVVADVRWVRDDDGRYRLVLIRLD, via the coding sequence GTGGAGTCCCTGGGAGATAAATTAAAATCTACCCGTGAGAGTAAAGGTTATACTTTTGATTATGTAGGACGGGAAACTAATATTGCTACCCGTTATCTGGAAGCCCTGGAAAATGAGAATTTTTCTGTTTTTCCCGGGGAACCCTATCTTCTCGGTTTTTTGCGGAACTATGGTGAATACCTCGGTCTGGACGTGAACGAGCTGATTAGCCTGTACCGGTCCCTGAAGATCCAGGAACAGCCCGTTCCGGTGGAACATCTCCTGAGATCCCCCTCAAAGCTGCCAAAGGTGTTCATCACCATTGCTGTGGTTCTCCTTGGCATTAGTGCCATAGTGGGGGGCATTTATTTCTTCATGAACATCCCCTGGAAAACCGAAACCGCCGAGGCGGCGGTACGGCCCGTGGTGGCCTATACCCTGGAAGGCAGCTTTCTGGAGCGGCGTTTTTACCGCGGGGATACAATTACCATTCCCCTGGGAGGGGAACTGTATAAAATGGAACTCATCAACCTGGGTGAAGCGGTGACCATCTCCGCCCCCACCGGGACGGTAATCCTCGATCTGGGCCAGGAAGTTAACGTAGATATCAACAACGATGGTGTGGGGGATATACGGATAAGTGCACAAGAATTTGCACGAAACGATCCCGCCATGGGGGTACAGCTCCGTTTTGATATCAGTACCGATCTGGGAGTATATGTTGCCGAGGCAACCGGAGAAAGATTGTCCGAAATTGCAGAATCCGGAGGAATCGCCGCCCAGGAAGCGGCAGGAAGCAGTGTTTCTAACGCCCCGGTTATCTTCGCATCCTCCAACGCCTATCCCTTTACCCTCCAGGCATCTTTCCAGGGTTACTGTATGTTCCGCTGGGAAATACTCCGGGAACGGGATCGGCAGGGCAGAAATGAGCAATACTATGTCAGAACCGATGAACTCAATATCCAGGCCCAGAACGGTATCCGCATCTGGGTGTCCAATGCCACGGCGGTAAAACTCCAGGTCATTGGGGGGGGCCGCACGGTTCCCCTGGAAATCGGCGGAGCCGGCGAAGTGGTGGTGGCCGATGTGCGATGGGTCCGGGACGACGACGGCCGGTACCGGCTGGTCCTGATCCGGCTCGACTGA